In Anaerolineales bacterium, the following proteins share a genomic window:
- a CDS encoding thermonuclease family protein, with protein MFQYEAKIIRWVDGDTAWLDVDLGFYTHRETDVRLAGINTPERVEYRLQGIQDRAREFNEARCPAGSKVIADITSRDKYGRWLARILYLPGSIVREDILQNGRALNDDLIAEGLAQPYKK; from the coding sequence ATGTTTCAATACGAAGCGAAAATTATTCGATGGGTGGATGGCGATACAGCCTGGCTTGATGTTGATCTCGGCTTTTACACTCACCGAGAAACGGATGTGCGGCTGGCTGGAATTAATACGCCTGAACGCGTCGAATATCGCTTACAAGGGATTCAGGATCGAGCGCGAGAGTTTAACGAGGCTCGATGCCCGGCCGGTTCGAAGGTGATCGCTGATATCACAAGCCGCGATAAATACGGGCGCTGGCTGGCAAGGATTCTTTATTTGCCCGGCTCCATTGTGCGAGAGGATATTTTGCAGAATGGGCGGGCGCTGAATGACGATCTGATCGCCGAAGGGCTCGCACAGCCTTATAAGAAATAA
- a CDS encoding ABC transporter ATP-binding protein, producing MSQQSILTIRNISAVFPNENGGLRALDDVSFNVRPREFVCVLGPSGSGKTTLLRILAGLIPPTSGSFTFGRGGQPSIGMVFQGANLMPWRTVVENIKLPLEVKGMDETSARKKAIDMIELVGLQGFEDTLPRDLSGGMAQRVAIARALIHDPDLLLLDEPFASLDAMTRERMWTELSRIWQARQKTVVMVTHSINESLFLADRVLVLTQRPGKIKMDVAVDLPRPRKDDIRYTSNFGKLARKLRGAIE from the coding sequence ATGTCGCAACAATCGATTCTCACCATCCGCAACATCTCTGCCGTCTTCCCAAATGAAAACGGCGGCTTACGCGCGCTCGATGACGTTTCGTTCAACGTCCGCCCGCGTGAATTCGTGTGCGTGTTGGGTCCTTCGGGTTCGGGCAAGACGACGCTGTTGCGAATTTTGGCTGGCTTGATTCCACCTACATCGGGCTCGTTCACGTTCGGTCGCGGCGGACAGCCGAGCATTGGCATGGTGTTTCAAGGGGCAAATCTTATGCCGTGGCGCACGGTTGTCGAAAATATCAAACTTCCTCTGGAAGTGAAAGGCATGGATGAAACCAGCGCGCGGAAAAAGGCAATTGATATGATCGAGTTGGTGGGATTGCAGGGATTCGAAGATACACTCCCGCGCGATCTCTCGGGCGGGATGGCGCAACGCGTGGCGATTGCGCGGGCGCTTATCCATGACCCCGACCTGCTCCTGCTCGACGAGCCTTTCGCCTCCCTCGACGCCATGACCCGCGAGCGTATGTGGACGGAACTCTCACGCATCTGGCAAGCGCGCCAGAAGACGGTCGTCATGGTCACGCACTCGATCAATGAATCGTTGTTTTTAGCGGATCGTGTTTTAGTTCTGACTCAACGTCCAGGCAAAATAAAAATGGACGTGGCAGTTGACCTGCCGCGTCCACGCAAAGACGATATCCGCTACACGTCTAATTTTGGAAAGTTGGCGAGAAAACTACGCGGGGCGATTGAATAG
- a CDS encoding helix-turn-helix domain-containing protein, with translation MAGTLDLSTKQAAKILSVSDQTVINWMRDGLFPNAYKLNPSKKNSPIRIPIKDVDKVRAAQLKALRG, from the coding sequence ATGGCTGGCACACTTGACTTGAGCACAAAGCAAGCGGCAAAGATATTATCTGTGAGCGATCAGACTGTGATCAATTGGATGCGCGACGGACTTTTCCCAAATGCGTACAAACTTAACCCATCGAAGAAGAATTCGCCGATTCGGATCCCGATTAAAGACGTTGATAAGGTCCGGGCTGCGCAACTTAAAGCGCTACGCGGTTGA
- a CDS encoding type II toxin-antitoxin system RelE/ParE family toxin gives MIRKLERGLWEVRSNTTQGIARVLFTVEGNTMVLLHGFVKKSQKTPLTELNTARRRLADLQEE, from the coding sequence TTGATCCGCAAACTGGAACGCGGGCTTTGGGAAGTGCGCTCGAACACCACGCAGGGAATTGCACGCGTGTTGTTCACTGTGGAAGGAAACACGATGGTACTTCTACACGGCTTTGTGAAGAAATCCCAAAAGACTCCGCTCACTGAGTTAAACACCGCCCGCCGACGATTGGCTGATTTACAAGAGGAATAA
- a CDS encoding valine--tRNA ligase: protein MTKHELPKAYDFKSTEARIYAMWEAGGFFKPHNDPSKPGFDSNVEPFVISIPPPNVTGELHLGHAMFVSVEDLMIRYHRMKGYSTLWVPGADHAGIATQLMVERDLLQKEEVTREELGREEFLKRTWEWKRKYGNIITTQIRRLGASCDWDRERFTLDDGLSRAVREAFVRLYEKGLIYRGPRLINWSPGLKTAVSDLEVEYEEEEATLYYFKYMLAPLSSSSTAGQSEGGGEFIPVATIRPETILGDTAVAVHPNDERYKKFIGKTAIVPILNREIPVIADEYVSMEFGTGALKITPGHDPNDYNIAHKHNLPIISVLDVEAKVNENGGKYKGQDRYEARKNLWADMKKAGLVIREEKYITTIPRSQRGGEIVEPMISEQWFVKMESLAKTGLDAVRDGRIKIVPERFEKIYFNWLDNIKDWCISRQLWWGHRIPVWYCPDGHMTVTREDPTQCATCGSKELKQDEDVLDTWFSSGLWPFSTLGWPEQTPDLKYFYPTTFMETGYDIIFFWVARMIMMGLEFTGEAPFNTVYLHGLVRDEHGRKMSKTTGNVIDPLTVMDQFGTDALRFTLLVGSTPGNDMNLSVKRVEANRNFANKLWNVGRFVINAVATLSLSGRGQGEGQTLADAWIESKLQQLIRDVERNFQNFQYGQAGQQVYDFLWSDFADWYVEVAKEQMKTESLKLQTVETLARVFDACLRMLHPFTPFVTEEIWGHLHSAVRESPISNLSKDWPQAIIAATFPQPRQPEGWEEAKIADFELVQEIVRSIRNLRAEKNVAPSKRLAATISAGDQLDLITSQVSVIASLAGLDQSQVSSLKSLTAKPNDSVSLVVGSVEIYIPLAGMVDLASDNARLEKELKEAESHIERLEKLLASDFANKAPAALVQKERDKLAGYKETAEKIKAQLK from the coding sequence ATGACCAAACACGAACTACCCAAAGCCTACGATTTCAAATCCACTGAGGCGCGCATTTATGCGATGTGGGAGGCGGGCGGATTCTTCAAACCGCACAACGACCCTTCCAAGCCGGGTTTTGATTCCAACGTCGAGCCGTTCGTCATTTCGATTCCACCGCCGAACGTGACCGGCGAACTGCATCTCGGTCACGCGATGTTCGTCAGCGTCGAAGACTTGATGATTCGCTATCACCGCATGAAAGGCTACTCCACGCTCTGGGTGCCCGGCGCCGATCACGCCGGCATCGCCACGCAGCTCATGGTGGAGCGCGACCTCTTGCAAAAAGAGGAAGTGACGCGCGAAGAACTCGGGCGTGAGGAATTCCTCAAACGCACGTGGGAGTGGAAGCGCAAATACGGAAACATCATCACGACACAGATTCGACGCCTCGGCGCCTCCTGCGACTGGGACCGCGAACGCTTCACCCTCGACGACGGGCTGAGTCGCGCCGTAAGGGAGGCTTTCGTTCGCCTCTACGAAAAGGGACTGATCTACCGCGGTCCGCGCCTGATCAACTGGTCGCCGGGACTCAAAACCGCCGTCTCCGACCTCGAAGTGGAATATGAGGAAGAGGAAGCTACGCTGTATTATTTCAAGTATATGTTGGCTCCGTTGTCCAGCAGTTCAACTGCTGGACAATCAGAGGGGGGTGGCGAGTTCATCCCCGTCGCCACCATCCGCCCGGAAACCATTCTCGGCGATACGGCTGTGGCGGTGCATCCCAACGATGAACGATATAAAAAATTCATCGGCAAGACCGCCATCGTTCCGATTCTCAACCGCGAGATTCCCGTCATCGCGGATGAATACGTGAGTATGGAGTTTGGTACCGGCGCGCTCAAGATCACGCCGGGACACGACCCGAACGATTACAACATCGCGCACAAACATAACCTGCCCATCATCTCCGTGCTCGACGTGGAGGCGAAGGTCAACGAAAACGGAGGCAAGTACAAAGGTCAGGACCGATACGAAGCGCGGAAAAATCTCTGGGCAGACATGAAGAAAGCCGGTCTCGTCATCAGAGAGGAAAAGTACATCACCACCATCCCGCGCTCGCAGCGCGGCGGCGAGATCGTCGAACCGATGATTTCCGAGCAGTGGTTCGTCAAAATGGAATCGTTGGCGAAAACCGGGTTGGACGCGGTGCGCGATGGGCGCATCAAGATCGTGCCGGAACGGTTCGAGAAAATCTATTTCAACTGGCTCGACAATATCAAAGACTGGTGCATCAGCCGCCAACTGTGGTGGGGACATCGCATCCCGGTATGGTATTGCCCCGATGGGCACATGACCGTGACGCGCGAAGACCCAACGCAATGCGCCACCTGCGGCTCGAAAGAATTGAAACAGGATGAAGATGTGCTGGACACGTGGTTTTCCTCCGGCTTGTGGCCCTTCTCCACGTTGGGCTGGCCCGAGCAAACACCCGACCTCAAATATTTTTACCCGACCACCTTCATGGAAACCGGCTACGACATCATCTTCTTCTGGGTGGCGCGCATGATCATGATGGGACTCGAATTTACCGGCGAAGCGCCGTTCAACACCGTGTACTTGCATGGGCTCGTGCGCGACGAACACGGACGCAAGATGTCGAAGACGACCGGCAACGTGATCGATCCCCTCACCGTGATGGACCAATTCGGCACGGATGCGCTTCGCTTCACCCTTTTGGTTGGTTCGACGCCCGGAAACGACATGAACCTTTCGGTCAAACGCGTCGAAGCCAACCGCAACTTCGCCAACAAATTATGGAACGTAGGCAGGTTTGTGATCAATGCTGTTGCCACCCTCTCCCTTTCAGGGAGAGGGCAAGGTGAGGGTCAAACCCTCGCCGACGCATGGATCGAATCGAAACTCCAACAACTCATCCGCGATGTGGAACGTAACTTCCAAAACTTCCAATACGGGCAAGCGGGTCAGCAGGTATACGATTTCCTCTGGTCCGATTTCGCCGACTGGTATGTGGAAGTTGCTAAAGAGCAGATGAAGACCGAATCTCTCAAACTGCAGACAGTGGAAACGCTCGCGCGCGTGTTCGACGCGTGTTTGCGAATGCTCCATCCGTTCACGCCGTTCGTCACCGAGGAGATTTGGGGACACTTGCACAGCGCGGTGCGCGAGTCTCCAATCTCCAATCTCTCGAAAGATTGGCCCCAAGCCATCATTGCGGCAACGTTCCCACAGCCGCGTCAGCCCGAAGGGTGGGAAGAAGCGAAGATCGCCGACTTCGAGTTGGTACAAGAGATCGTGCGTTCCATCCGCAATTTGCGCGCGGAGAAAAATGTCGCGCCCTCCAAACGCCTCGCCGCGACGATTTCCGCGGGCGATCAACTTGATTTGATCACAAGTCAAGTTTCTGTCATTGCATCCCTCGCTGGCTTGGATCAGTCCCAAGTCTCCAGTCTCAAGTCTCTAACCGCGAAGCCCAACGATTCCGTGTCGCTCGTTGTTGGCTCTGTCGAAATTTACATCCCGCTTGCCGGTATGGTTGACCTCGCCAGCGATAATGCGCGTCTTGAAAAGGAATTGAAGGAAGCCGAATCGCACATCGAACGATTGGAGAAACTGCTTGCAAGCGACTTCGCCAACAAAGCCCCCGCCGCGCTGGTGCAAAAAGAACGCGACAAACTCGCGGGCTACAAAGAAACAGCGGAGAAGATCAAAGCGCAGTTGAAGTAA
- a CDS encoding XRE family transcriptional regulator, with amino-acid sequence MKKRNIGSAFDDFLREENLLERAQATAIKRVIAYQIAEEMKQRKLSKTEMADKMKTSRAALERLLDPSNSSVTLSTLERAASALGKKLKVELA; translated from the coding sequence ATGAAGAAAAGAAATATTGGAAGCGCCTTTGACGATTTTCTGCGCGAAGAGAACTTGCTCGAACGCGCGCAAGCGACCGCGATCAAACGCGTCATTGCTTATCAAATTGCCGAGGAAATGAAGCAACGGAAACTCAGCAAGACTGAAATGGCGGATAAGATGAAAACCAGCCGTGCCGCGTTGGAACGACTGCTCGACCCATCCAATTCATCGGTCACTTTGTCAACTTTGGAACGCGCGGCTTCCGCGCTGGGGAAAAAACTCAAAGTGGAATTGGCGTAG
- a CDS encoding ABC transporter permease: protein MTKRNIPILLSIVAFLLGWDLLTRLSGIPNFILPSPLSVWTRFIKALNDGSLLHHTAITLTEIVLGLIVGVLFATVLGYALAKSRALEKVLSPYLVASQAIPVIAIAPLLVIWLGDGILSKVVICALIVFFPVLVNTIVGVRSVPTALYDLMNSLHASRSQIFWKVEAPASLSVFLGGLRIGATLSVIGAIVGELVDAESGLGFLLQLGDFQYDTPMVFVAVFTLIALALMLYGIVRLLENKFLKWQN, encoded by the coding sequence ATGACCAAAAGAAACATCCCCATCCTCCTCTCGATCGTCGCCTTCCTCCTCGGCTGGGACCTCCTCACGCGCCTCAGCGGAATCCCCAACTTCATCCTGCCCTCGCCCCTCAGCGTGTGGACGCGTTTCATCAAAGCCCTCAACGACGGCAGTTTGCTTCATCACACAGCCATCACGTTGACCGAGATCGTGCTGGGACTCATCGTTGGCGTTTTGTTTGCAACCGTTTTGGGATACGCCCTTGCCAAGTCGCGCGCGCTGGAAAAAGTGTTGTCGCCGTATCTCGTAGCAAGCCAGGCGATTCCCGTCATTGCGATTGCGCCATTGTTGGTCATCTGGCTGGGAGATGGGATTCTCTCGAAAGTTGTCATCTGCGCGTTGATCGTGTTTTTCCCTGTGTTGGTGAATACCATCGTTGGCGTGCGTTCCGTGCCGACCGCGTTGTACGACTTGATGAACTCGCTCCATGCTTCGCGCTCGCAGATATTTTGGAAAGTGGAAGCGCCCGCGTCGTTGTCCGTGTTCCTCGGCGGGCTACGCATCGGCGCGACGTTATCCGTTATCGGCGCCATTGTCGGCGAGCTGGTGGACGCGGAAAGCGGTCTCGGCTTTTTGCTCCAACTCGGCGATTTTCAATACGACACGCCGATGGTCTTTGTGGCAGTCTTCACCCTCATCGCGCTCGCGTTGATGTTGTATGGAATTGTGAGATTGTTGGAGAATAAATTTTTGAAGTGGCAGAACTAA
- a CDS encoding SH3 domain-containing protein, whose product MKKLILICLTLAIASLACLEPVAIARGPAPTATEAFVSQTIEPSIVVYWVGEELGSDSTLTPFISWAGEWDGCAEVIAEIALHMRMGNSANTTILSWLKHGDVVRVISKDHADWWLIERGGVVGYARSIYLRSVDCEVVK is encoded by the coding sequence ATGAAAAAACTGATCTTGATTTGTTTAACATTGGCGATCGCAAGCCTGGCTTGTTTGGAACCCGTCGCGATCGCGCGGGGACCTGCGCCGACGGCGACGGAGGCGTTTGTATCGCAAACAATCGAACCATCTATCGTGGTGTATTGGGTGGGGGAGGAGCTGGGGAGCGATTCGACTCTCACCCCGTTTATTTCTTGGGCGGGAGAGTGGGATGGCTGCGCCGAGGTGATCGCTGAAATTGCCCTGCACATGCGGATGGGGAATAGCGCCAACACTACGATTTTGTCTTGGCTGAAGCATGGGGACGTGGTGCGAGTGATCAGCAAGGATCATGCGGATTGGTGGCTCATCGAGCGCGGCGGCGTGGTCGGATATGCGCGCTCGATCTATCTGCGATCGGTAGATTGTGAGGTTGTGAAATGA
- a CDS encoding ABC transporter substrate-binding protein has product MFRKMVLLTLGLAITLTACGNPNVQNEALTHIRLPMGYIPNIQYAPFYVAVEKGYFKEAGIEIEFDYAFETDGVALVGAGELPFAVVSGEQVLLARAQGLPVTYVAAWYQQYPVSVVAKSELGVVVPQDLKGRKIGLPGLFGASYIGLRALLAAGKLTEADVTLDAIGFNQVELMAAGQQDIVVGYAANEPIQLRAQGIAVTELRVADYAQLAANGILASEKVIAENPELVRAFVGAFLKGLKDTIANPDEAFELSKAHIPNFSELDEGVQREVLAVSIEQWQAERLGYSDPAAWENMQNVLLDMGLLSEKMDLSKAFTNEFIP; this is encoded by the coding sequence ATGTTTCGCAAGATGGTTTTACTCACGCTGGGGCTGGCGATAACGCTGACGGCTTGCGGCAATCCGAACGTCCAGAATGAAGCGTTGACCCACATCCGTTTACCGATGGGGTACATCCCCAACATCCAATACGCGCCGTTCTACGTCGCGGTCGAAAAGGGATATTTCAAAGAGGCAGGAATCGAAATTGAGTTCGATTACGCGTTCGAGACCGATGGCGTCGCGCTGGTAGGCGCGGGCGAATTGCCGTTCGCGGTCGTTTCGGGCGAACAGGTTTTGCTCGCGCGCGCGCAGGGATTGCCCGTCACGTATGTTGCCGCGTGGTATCAGCAGTATCCCGTTTCGGTGGTGGCGAAGAGCGAACTCGGCGTAGTTGTGCCGCAGGATTTGAAAGGGCGGAAGATCGGCTTGCCCGGTTTGTTCGGCGCGAGTTATATCGGTTTGCGCGCGTTGCTTGCCGCGGGCAAACTCACCGAAGCGGATGTAACGCTCGATGCGATCGGTTTCAATCAAGTCGAATTGATGGCGGCGGGACAACAAGATATCGTCGTCGGGTACGCGGCAAACGAACCGATTCAATTGCGCGCGCAAGGCATCGCGGTGACCGAATTGCGCGTGGCGGATTATGCCCAACTCGCGGCGAATGGAATTTTGGCTAGCGAAAAAGTGATCGCGGAGAATCCCGAGCTGGTGCGCGCGTTCGTCGGCGCTTTTCTGAAAGGTCTCAAAGATACGATTGCGAATCCCGATGAAGCGTTCGAGTTGAGCAAGGCGCACATCCCGAATTTTTCCGAACTCGATGAAGGTGTACAACGAGAAGTGCTTGCGGTATCCATCGAACAATGGCAGGCGGAGCGGCTCGGCTACTCCGATCCTGCCGCGTGGGAGAACATGCAGAATGTTTTGCTCGATATGGGTTTGCTTTCCGAGAAGATGGATTTGAGTAAAGCCTTCACCAACGAATTCATTCCGTAG